A DNA window from Ornithinimicrobium humiphilum contains the following coding sequences:
- a CDS encoding polyprenyl synthetase family protein, which yields MTAPVSPAVAVGSLPGVDEALTARVAAGMAAVDTRLREVVDHDDPFVAEAAGHLAAAGGKRFRPLLTLLASEVGNGWDERVVDAAVGVELTHLASLYHDDVMDEADLRRGVQSANARYGNATAILVGDLLFGTASSVVAGLGAEAVRIQAETFVRLCAGQIRDDRQTTDPAPEGAALAGDAHDPAAVTAYLQILADKTGALIATSARYGAMFGGCDPATVRTLTEYGERLGVVFQLADDLLDVDSDTSGKTPGTDLREGKATLPVLYARTSTDPADVRLQELTRGPIEDPEELAEALELLRAHPAMGQARQHLARVADEARVLLDALDPGPAVAALRALVDGVAERSR from the coding sequence GTGACCGCCCCGGTCAGCCCCGCCGTGGCCGTCGGCTCCCTCCCGGGGGTCGACGAGGCCCTCACGGCTCGCGTCGCGGCGGGCATGGCCGCGGTCGACACCCGCCTGCGCGAGGTCGTCGACCACGACGACCCCTTCGTCGCCGAGGCCGCCGGCCACCTGGCCGCGGCCGGCGGCAAGCGGTTCCGGCCGCTGCTGACCCTGCTCGCGAGCGAGGTCGGCAACGGCTGGGACGAGCGCGTCGTCGACGCGGCCGTCGGGGTGGAGCTGACGCACCTGGCGTCGCTCTACCACGACGACGTCATGGACGAGGCCGACCTGCGCCGCGGCGTGCAGAGCGCCAATGCCCGCTACGGCAACGCCACCGCGATCCTCGTCGGCGACCTGCTCTTCGGCACCGCCTCCTCGGTGGTCGCGGGGCTGGGCGCCGAGGCGGTCCGCATCCAGGCCGAGACCTTCGTGCGGCTGTGCGCCGGTCAGATCCGCGACGACCGCCAGACGACCGACCCCGCCCCGGAGGGCGCCGCCCTCGCCGGTGACGCGCACGACCCGGCCGCGGTCACGGCATACCTGCAGATCCTCGCGGACAAGACCGGCGCGCTCATCGCGACCTCGGCGCGCTACGGCGCGATGTTCGGCGGCTGCGACCCGGCGACCGTGCGGACGCTCACCGAGTACGGCGAGCGCCTGGGCGTCGTCTTCCAGCTCGCGGACGACCTGCTCGACGTCGACTCCGACACCTCGGGCAAGACCCCCGGCACCGACCTGCGCGAGGGCAAGGCCACGCTGCCCGTCCTCTACGCCCGCACCTCGACCGACCCGGCCGACGTGCGGCTGCAGGAGCTCACCCGTGGCCCGATCGAGGACCCCGAGGAGCTCGCCGAGGCGCTGGAGCTGCTCCGGGCCCACCCGGCCATGGGGCAGGCACGTCAGCACCTGGCCCGCGTCGCCGACGAGGCCCGGGTGCTGCTGGACGCCCTCGACCCCGGCCCCGCGGTCGCCGCCCTGCGCGCGCTCGTGGACGGTGTCGCCGAGCGCTCCCGCTGA
- the nuoL gene encoding NADH-quinone oxidoreductase subunit L, with protein MIALPLLGAAVLLFGGRRTDRWGPLLATALSWSSFVVGVLVILQLRGQDEAERALQLNLWDWVSAGDLQLSAGLLLDPLSLTFVMLITFVGSLIHVYSLGYMEHDPDKRRFFGYLNLFVAAMLLLVLADSYMLLFVGWEGVGLASYLLIGFWNHNPAYATAANKAFIVNRIGDVGMILAMGLMFATFGALDYATVHGAASGASDLTLTLIGLALLLGACAKSAQFPLQSWLGDAMAGPTPVSALIHAATMVTAGVYLVARSQHIYNLTPDAQLAVTIVGAITLVYGAVVGCAKDDIKKALAASTMSQIGYMMLAVGLGPVGYTFAIFHLVTHGFFKAGMFLGAGSVMHAMRDRVDMRRFGALSTKVKITWLTFAAGWAAIIGVPLLSGWWSKDLIIEAAFVGEGWRPWVFGLATLVTAGVTAFYMSRLFFMTFHGKARWEDDIDPHEAPLVMTVPMMVLAVGSLFLGAALWPTGVLDGWLEPVFGHAEHHEPVIPVIVIQVAVFVLMLAGVAYAWLRYGRADVPEVAPEGSFAVRAARRDLFQDDVNEAFFRAPGAALVDTLVESDRVVVEGGLTGGTSAGLTGLSGVLRRAQNGFVRSYALTMLLGVVAILGAVWVMQ; from the coding sequence ATGATCGCGCTCCCGCTGCTGGGTGCCGCGGTCCTGCTCTTCGGCGGGCGCCGCACCGACCGTTGGGGGCCGCTGCTCGCCACCGCCCTGTCCTGGTCCTCCTTCGTGGTCGGCGTGCTGGTCATCCTCCAGCTGCGCGGCCAGGACGAGGCCGAGCGTGCCCTGCAGCTGAACCTGTGGGACTGGGTCTCCGCCGGCGACCTGCAGCTCTCCGCCGGTCTCCTCCTCGACCCGCTGTCGCTGACCTTCGTCATGCTCATCACGTTCGTGGGCTCGCTGATCCACGTCTACTCGCTGGGCTACATGGAGCACGACCCCGACAAGCGGCGGTTCTTCGGCTACCTCAACCTGTTCGTGGCCGCGATGCTGCTGCTGGTGCTGGCCGACTCCTACATGCTGCTCTTCGTCGGCTGGGAGGGCGTCGGTCTGGCGTCCTACCTGCTCATCGGCTTCTGGAACCACAACCCGGCCTACGCCACCGCGGCCAACAAGGCGTTCATCGTCAACCGCATCGGTGACGTCGGGATGATCCTGGCGATGGGTCTGATGTTCGCCACCTTCGGCGCCCTCGACTACGCCACCGTGCACGGGGCGGCCTCCGGCGCCTCCGACCTGACGCTGACGCTCATCGGCCTGGCCCTGCTGCTCGGTGCGTGCGCCAAGTCGGCGCAGTTCCCGCTGCAGAGCTGGCTGGGCGACGCGATGGCCGGTCCGACCCCCGTGTCGGCCCTCATCCACGCGGCGACCATGGTCACCGCCGGTGTCTACCTCGTGGCCCGCTCGCAGCACATCTACAACCTCACGCCGGACGCCCAGCTGGCCGTCACGATCGTGGGTGCGATCACCCTGGTCTACGGGGCGGTCGTGGGTTGCGCCAAGGACGACATCAAGAAGGCGCTGGCCGCCTCCACGATGTCGCAGATCGGCTACATGATGCTGGCGGTCGGCCTCGGCCCGGTCGGCTACACCTTCGCGATCTTCCACCTGGTCACGCACGGCTTCTTCAAGGCCGGCATGTTCCTCGGTGCCGGGTCCGTCATGCACGCCATGCGGGACCGGGTCGACATGCGCCGCTTCGGTGCCCTGTCGACGAAGGTCAAGATCACCTGGCTGACCTTCGCCGCCGGCTGGGCCGCCATCATCGGTGTGCCGCTGCTGTCCGGCTGGTGGAGCAAGGACCTCATCATCGAGGCCGCCTTCGTCGGCGAGGGCTGGCGCCCCTGGGTCTTCGGCCTGGCCACGCTGGTCACCGCCGGCGTCACCGCCTTCTACATGTCGCGCCTCTTCTTCATGACCTTCCACGGGAAGGCCCGCTGGGAGGACGACATCGACCCGCACGAGGCCCCGCTGGTCATGACCGTGCCGATGATGGTCCTCGCGGTCGGTTCGCTCTTCCTGGGCGCCGCGCTCTGGCCGACCGGCGTGCTCGACGGCTGGCTCGAGCCGGTCTTCGGCCACGCCGAGCACCACGAGCCGGTGATCCCGGTCATCGTCATCCAGGTGGCGGTCTTCGTGCTCATGCTCGCCGGCGTCGCCTACGCCTGGCTGCGCTACGGCCGCGCGGACGTGCCGGAGGTCGCCCCCGAGGGCAGCTTCGCGGTCCGCGCCGCCCGTCGCGATCTCTTCCAGGACGACGTCAACGAGGCCTTCTTCCGGGCCCCTGGCGCCGCGCTGGTCGACACCCTCGTCGAGAGCGATCGCGTGGTCGTGGAGGGCGGCCTCACCGGCGGCACCTCCGCCGGTCTGACCGGCCTCTCGGGCGTGCTCCGCCGCGCCCAGAACGGCTTCGTCCGTTCCTATGCCCTGACGATGCTGCTCGGTGTCGTCGCCATCCTCGGTGCTGTGTGGGTGATGCAGTGA
- a CDS encoding response regulator — MEAAPGRKIRVYLLDDHELVRRGLHDLLSAEPDLEIVGESGSAVTATREIVELAPDVAVLDGRLPDGSGVEVCRDVRAANPQVRALILTSYDDDEALFASIMAGADGYVLKQIAGTDLVDGIRSIASGRSLLDPTLVTKVMERLRRGDPQADKLALLTEQERRILELIAEGMTNRQIAETLFLAEKTVKNYVTSLLSKLGLERRTQAAVLGAKLFDK; from the coding sequence ATGGAGGCAGCGCCCGGGCGGAAGATCCGCGTCTACCTGCTCGACGACCACGAGCTGGTGCGTCGGGGTCTGCACGACCTGCTCTCCGCCGAGCCGGACCTCGAGATCGTGGGGGAGTCCGGCAGCGCCGTGACAGCCACCCGCGAGATCGTCGAGCTGGCCCCCGACGTCGCCGTGCTCGACGGGCGGCTGCCCGACGGCAGCGGGGTCGAGGTCTGCCGCGACGTGCGCGCCGCCAACCCGCAGGTGCGCGCGCTGATCCTCACCAGCTACGACGACGACGAGGCGCTCTTCGCCTCGATCATGGCCGGGGCCGACGGCTACGTGCTCAAGCAGATCGCCGGCACCGACCTCGTCGACGGCATCCGCAGCATCGCCTCCGGCCGCTCGCTGCTCGACCCCACCCTGGTCACCAAGGTCATGGAGCGGCTGCGCCGCGGCGACCCGCAGGCCGACAAGCTGGCGCTGCTCACCGAGCAGGAGCGTCGGATCCTCGAGCTCATCGCCGAGGGCATGACCAACCGGCAGATCGCGGAGACGCTCTTCCTCGCGGAGAAGACCGTGAAGAACTACGTCACGAGCCTGCTGTCCAAGCTCGGCCTCGAGCGGCGCACGCAGGCGGCCGTGCTGGGCGCCAAGCTCTTCGACAAGTAG
- the nuoH gene encoding NADH-quinone oxidoreductase subunit NuoH, which yields MSGILTAYPDLLAAGPALVASDLPVADFSDTPVWLSFVKALFLFVYVMISMVIVIWFERRVIGRMQQRPGPNRLGPLGLLQTLADGIKLFLKEDITPKAVDKVMYIAAPLIVASMAFVSFAIIPLGGDVQMFGHTTPLQLTDTPVAVLLVLAAAGVGAYGFVLAGWSSGSTYPLLGGLRSTAQVISYEIAMGLSLVAVFLYAGSMSTTQIVAAQSQEWILGIPSWYVVPLFFSFVVYVITMVGETNRLPFDLAEGEGELGGGFHTEYSSMKFAMFFLGEYINMFTVSALATTLFLGGYHAPWPLNLIGDGMLSEGWWGLLWFTLKMWFFIWVFVWLRGSLPRVRYDQFMKLGWKLLIPLSLAWVVAVIAIRAAQEGYFGEGRWTTVATLVVIGIFVLLGIFLWDRRAQTRQAEREQRMAVPPEVDPFADGYPVPPLPGQKLVEPRRAVEAAQPVAARTEPAHNDTDTEERRG from the coding sequence ATGAGCGGCATCCTGACCGCATACCCCGACCTGCTGGCGGCCGGTCCCGCCCTGGTGGCCTCCGACCTGCCGGTGGCCGACTTCAGCGACACCCCGGTGTGGCTGTCGTTCGTCAAGGCGCTGTTCCTCTTCGTCTACGTGATGATCTCGATGGTCATCGTCATCTGGTTCGAGCGCCGGGTGATCGGACGGATGCAGCAGCGCCCGGGCCCCAACCGGCTCGGCCCGCTCGGCCTCCTCCAGACCCTCGCGGACGGCATCAAGCTGTTCCTCAAGGAGGACATCACCCCCAAGGCCGTCGACAAGGTGATGTACATCGCCGCCCCGCTCATCGTGGCGTCGATGGCGTTCGTCTCCTTCGCGATCATCCCGCTCGGCGGCGACGTCCAGATGTTCGGGCACACCACGCCGCTGCAGCTGACCGACACCCCGGTCGCGGTCCTGCTGGTGCTCGCCGCCGCGGGCGTCGGGGCCTACGGCTTCGTGCTCGCCGGCTGGTCATCCGGGTCGACCTACCCGTTGCTCGGTGGTCTGCGCTCGACCGCCCAGGTCATCTCCTACGAGATCGCCATGGGTCTGTCGCTCGTCGCGGTCTTCCTCTACGCCGGGTCGATGTCGACCACCCAGATCGTCGCGGCCCAGTCGCAGGAGTGGATCCTCGGGATTCCGTCCTGGTACGTCGTGCCGCTGTTCTTCAGCTTCGTGGTCTACGTCATCACGATGGTCGGCGAGACCAACCGCCTGCCCTTCGACCTCGCCGAGGGCGAGGGCGAGCTCGGTGGTGGCTTCCACACCGAGTACTCCTCGATGAAGTTCGCGATGTTCTTCCTCGGCGAGTACATCAACATGTTCACCGTCTCGGCGCTGGCGACCACGCTCTTCCTCGGTGGCTACCACGCCCCGTGGCCGCTCAACCTCATCGGCGACGGCATGCTGAGCGAGGGCTGGTGGGGCCTGCTCTGGTTCACCCTCAAGATGTGGTTCTTCATCTGGGTGTTCGTCTGGCTCCGCGGCTCCCTGCCGCGCGTCCGCTACGACCAGTTCATGAAGCTGGGCTGGAAGCTGCTCATTCCGCTGTCCCTCGCCTGGGTGGTCGCGGTCATCGCGATCCGCGCGGCGCAGGAGGGCTACTTCGGCGAGGGCCGCTGGACCACCGTCGCGACCCTGGTCGTCATCGGCATCTTCGTCCTGCTCGGGATCTTCCTGTGGGACCGCCGGGCCCAGACGCGGCAGGCCGAGCGTGAGCAGCGGATGGCGGTGCCGCCGGAGGTCGACCCCTTCGCCGACGGCTACCCGGTGCCGCCGCTGCCCGGCCAGAAGCTCGTCGAGCCCCGACGCGCCGTGGAGGCCGCCCAGCCGGTCGCCGCCCGCACGGAGCCCGCCCACAACGACACCGACACGGAGGAGCGTCGTGGCTGA
- the nuoI gene encoding NADH-quinone oxidoreductase subunit NuoI has product MADQNDPTTPSRREPAAAPARPESDRSGGRKEPGLLAQLFAPVAGFGITFATQFRKVATTEYPEVKRPTAPRFHGRHQLNRHPDGLEKCVGCELCAWACPADAIYVEGADNTDEARFSPGERYGRVYQINYLRCIFCGLCIEACPTRALTMTNEYELTDSRRAPLIYEKHQLLAPLGQDMLQPPFPMAAGMEERDYYRGQVTGPTQEQREYVARRDAEGERTTEEATR; this is encoded by the coding sequence GTGGCTGACCAGAACGACCCGACCACCCCCAGCCGCCGGGAGCCGGCAGCGGCTCCGGCGCGCCCGGAGAGCGACCGCAGCGGCGGCCGCAAGGAGCCGGGGCTGCTCGCCCAGCTCTTCGCCCCCGTGGCCGGCTTCGGGATCACCTTCGCCACCCAGTTCCGCAAGGTGGCCACGACGGAGTACCCCGAGGTCAAGCGCCCCACGGCGCCGCGCTTCCACGGTCGGCACCAGCTCAACCGTCACCCCGACGGGCTCGAGAAGTGCGTCGGCTGCGAGCTGTGCGCCTGGGCCTGCCCGGCCGACGCCATCTACGTCGAGGGTGCGGACAACACCGACGAGGCCCGCTTCAGCCCCGGCGAGCGCTACGGCCGCGTCTACCAGATCAACTACCTGCGCTGCATCTTCTGCGGCCTGTGCATCGAGGCGTGCCCGACCCGCGCGCTGACGATGACCAACGAGTACGAGCTGACCGACAGCCGTCGCGCCCCGCTCATCTACGAGAAGCACCAGCTGCTCGCGCCGCTGGGCCAGGACATGCTCCAGCCGCCGTTCCCGATGGCCGCCGGTATGGAGGAGCGCGACTACTACCGCGGTCAGGTCACCGGCCCGACCCAGGAGCAGCGTGAGTACGTCGCCCGGCGGGACGCCGAGGGCGAGCGCACCACCGAGGAGGCCACCCGATGA
- a CDS encoding NADH-quinone oxidoreductase subunit J, translating to MIETTGPELVSGGEQVMFWVLAILTVAGALGLLFARKAVHAAMAMAVTMVSLGVVYIVQDAEFVGIIQVFVYSGAVMMLFLFVVMLVGRDASESMVETLRGQRFWAFLLGAGFAAAAVFGLTRVEWPAAAGLAQAQEEGPVTALAREIFERQVLPFEVLGALLVIAVMGAMALAHRERLLPRRTQREAAEEKMRSGKWLAGKPNPGVYARHNAADTPALAPDGTPVEESVPRILVARGQMAEPDAYRLQDPRETLLTREPEQTDTPPTTTTDLPQTQEVER from the coding sequence ATGATCGAGACCACAGGACCCGAGCTGGTCTCGGGGGGTGAGCAGGTGATGTTCTGGGTGCTGGCCATCCTGACCGTCGCCGGGGCGCTGGGCCTGCTCTTCGCGCGCAAGGCCGTGCACGCCGCCATGGCGATGGCCGTGACGATGGTCAGCCTGGGTGTCGTCTACATCGTCCAGGACGCCGAGTTCGTCGGCATCATCCAGGTGTTCGTCTACTCCGGCGCCGTGATGATGCTCTTCCTCTTCGTCGTCATGCTCGTCGGGCGCGACGCCTCGGAGTCCATGGTCGAGACGCTCAGGGGCCAGCGCTTCTGGGCGTTCCTCCTGGGTGCCGGCTTCGCCGCCGCGGCCGTCTTCGGCCTGACCCGCGTGGAGTGGCCGGCCGCGGCGGGCCTGGCCCAGGCGCAGGAGGAGGGCCCGGTCACCGCGCTGGCGCGCGAGATCTTCGAGCGCCAGGTGCTCCCCTTCGAGGTCCTCGGTGCGCTCCTGGTCATCGCGGTCATGGGCGCGATGGCGCTGGCGCACCGCGAGCGGCTGCTGCCGCGCCGCACCCAGCGCGAGGCGGCCGAGGAGAAGATGCGCTCGGGCAAGTGGCTCGCCGGCAAGCCCAACCCTGGCGTCTACGCCCGCCACAACGCCGCCGACACCCCCGCCCTGGCGCCGGACGGTACCCCGGTGGAGGAGTCCGTGCCCCGCATCCTCGTGGCCCGCGGCCAGATGGCCGAGCCCGACGCCTACCGGCTGCAGGACCCGCGCGAGACGCTGCTCACGCGCGAGCCGGAGCAGACGGACACCCCGCCCACGACGACCACCGACCTTCCGCAGACCCAGGAGGTTGAGCGCTGA
- the nuoK gene encoding NADH-quinone oxidoreductase subunit NuoK, whose translation MGLEAYIYLSVVLFTIGAITVLVRRNTIIVFMGIELMLNACNLSLVTFSRMHGGLDGQVYALFVMVVAAAEVVVGLAIIMSIFRARRSASVDDANLLKL comes from the coding sequence ATGGGGCTCGAGGCCTACATCTACCTGTCGGTGGTGCTCTTCACCATCGGCGCGATCACGGTGCTGGTGCGCCGCAACACGATCATCGTGTTCATGGGCATCGAGCTCATGCTCAACGCCTGCAACCTCTCGCTGGTGACCTTCTCGCGCATGCACGGCGGTCTGGACGGGCAGGTCTACGCCCTGTTCGTCATGGTCGTCGCTGCGGCCGAGGTCGTGGTCGGCCTGGCGATCATCATGTCCATCTTCCGTGCGCGCCGGTCGGCCTCCGTCGACGACGCCAACCTGCTGAAGCTGTAA
- the nuoN gene encoding NADH-quinone oxidoreductase subunit NuoN: MTDQFVAPAIDYVGLLPLIIVFVGALAGVLVEGFAGRRTRYAVQLPLSLATLVLAFVALVVLGPDNQGLTAASTLALDGPALVLQGLILLLALLGLLVMSERLGGTQPDAFTQSGAASPGSAEEDFAVRHGATTTEVFPLALLSVGGMMLFVSANDLLLLFIALEVLSLPLYVLTGLARRRRLLSQEASLKYFLLGSFSSAFFLFGATMLYGYAGSMRFGDIAAAIGSSSGMDGLLVPGILLLAVGLLFKVGAVPFHMWTPDVYQGAPTPVTGFMAAITKVAAFGAMLRVLYVAVEGARLEWQPVIAGVAALTMVVGAVLSIVQTDVKRILAYSSIAHAGFVLVGLIAMDQAGISSTMFYLAAYGFMTIPAFAIVFLVRSSGSEATQVGQWAGLGRRSPWVAAAFSFLMLAFAGIPLTSGFTGKFAVFSAAISQGWAWLAVIGVLASAVTAYIYFRLVVVMWLGDDARTGDTAVVSPSVLTTFAIVAGVVVTLGLGVMPSPLLDLAQSTAAFLR, encoded by the coding sequence ATGACCGACCAGTTCGTCGCGCCCGCCATCGACTACGTCGGGCTGCTGCCGCTGATCATCGTGTTCGTGGGCGCCCTCGCCGGCGTCCTCGTGGAGGGCTTCGCGGGTCGCCGCACCCGGTATGCCGTGCAGCTGCCGCTGTCCCTCGCCACGCTCGTCCTGGCCTTCGTCGCCCTCGTCGTGCTGGGCCCGGACAACCAGGGCCTGACCGCCGCGAGCACCCTCGCCCTCGACGGGCCCGCGCTGGTGCTGCAGGGCCTGATCCTGCTGCTGGCGCTGCTCGGCCTGCTCGTCATGTCCGAGCGCCTCGGCGGCACCCAGCCGGACGCCTTCACCCAGTCCGGCGCAGCCAGCCCGGGCTCGGCCGAGGAGGACTTCGCGGTCCGCCACGGCGCGACGACGACCGAGGTCTTCCCGCTCGCGCTGCTGTCGGTCGGCGGCATGATGCTCTTCGTCTCGGCCAACGACCTGCTGCTGCTCTTCATCGCCCTCGAGGTGCTGTCGCTGCCGCTCTACGTCCTCACCGGTCTGGCACGCCGTCGCCGCCTGCTCTCGCAGGAGGCCTCGCTGAAGTACTTCCTGCTGGGGTCCTTCAGCTCGGCGTTCTTCCTCTTCGGCGCGACGATGCTCTACGGCTACGCCGGCTCGATGCGCTTCGGCGACATCGCGGCGGCCATCGGCTCCAGCTCCGGCATGGACGGGCTGCTCGTCCCGGGCATCCTGCTGCTCGCCGTCGGCCTGCTCTTCAAGGTCGGCGCCGTGCCCTTCCACATGTGGACCCCGGACGTCTACCAGGGCGCCCCGACCCCGGTCACCGGCTTCATGGCGGCGATCACCAAGGTCGCGGCCTTCGGCGCGATGCTCCGCGTGCTCTACGTGGCCGTCGAGGGCGCCCGTCTGGAGTGGCAGCCGGTCATCGCCGGCGTCGCCGCCCTGACGATGGTCGTCGGTGCGGTCCTGTCGATCGTCCAGACCGACGTCAAGCGGATCCTGGCCTACTCCTCGATCGCGCACGCCGGCTTCGTGCTGGTGGGCCTGATCGCCATGGACCAGGCCGGCATCTCCAGCACGATGTTCTACCTGGCGGCCTACGGCTTCATGACGATCCCGGCCTTCGCGATCGTCTTCCTCGTCCGCTCCTCCGGCAGCGAGGCCACCCAGGTCGGCCAGTGGGCCGGGCTGGGCCGGCGCAGCCCGTGGGTGGCCGCGGCCTTCAGCTTCCTCATGCTGGCCTTCGCGGGCATCCCGCTGACCTCCGGCTTCACCGGCAAGTTCGCGGTCTTCTCGGCCGCGATCAGCCAGGGCTGGGCGTGGCTGGCCGTCATCGGCGTGCTCGCCAGCGCCGTCACCGCCTACATCTACTTCCGCCTCGTGGTCGTGATGTGGCTCGGTGACGACGCGCGGACCGGCGACACCGCGGTGGTGAGCCCCTCGGTGCTCACGACCTTCGCGATCGTGGCCGGCGTCGTCGTGACCCTGGGCCTGGGCGTCATGCCCTCGCCGCTGCTCGACCTGGCGCAGAGCACCGCCGCCTTCCTGCGGTGA
- a CDS encoding NADH-quinone oxidoreductase subunit M, with translation MNVPWLTTLLVLPLVGALVVALLPRASTAVRPVALGFSLATLAVGIGALTQYDTGSGEQFQLTEIHSWIPQFGVSYALGVDGISLTMILLGLILVPVCMLAAWNDVPAADDRRQHTYFALMLTLLASMVGVFAAIDVFLFYVFFEAMLIPVFFLIGMFGGARRWKAATTFLLYSLVGGLVMLVAVIGIYLAGPRGTDGFLVENLTGLDLSIATGRWLFMGFFIAFAIKAPMWPVHTWLPLAAEQARPTTSVLLIGVLDKVGTYGMIRFCLALFPEASQWATPVILGLALVSMIVGALLAIGQTDMLRLISYTSVSHFGFIVMGIFAFTTVGGVGATLYMVNHGFTTAGLFLVAGMLIARHGSRDIRDYGGWQRVTPVIAGVLLFSAMSGLALPGLNSFVSEFMVVIGVFQRYQLFAVVAAVGVVLAALYMLLMYQRIATGPRPVMADVPDMTGREKLAVAPVLAAFLLLGFFPKPVLDVLEPAVQQSLQHVGATDPAPAVDTATAEGSGR, from the coding sequence ATGAACGTCCCCTGGTTGACCACGCTCCTGGTGCTGCCGCTCGTCGGCGCGCTGGTGGTGGCCCTGCTGCCGCGGGCCAGCACCGCGGTGCGGCCGGTCGCGCTCGGCTTCTCGCTGGCCACCCTGGCCGTCGGGATCGGCGCGCTGACGCAGTACGACACCGGCTCGGGCGAGCAGTTCCAGCTCACCGAGATCCACTCCTGGATCCCGCAGTTCGGGGTGTCCTACGCCCTCGGCGTCGACGGCATCTCGCTGACGATGATCCTGCTGGGCCTGATCCTGGTGCCGGTCTGCATGCTCGCGGCCTGGAACGACGTGCCCGCTGCCGACGACCGTCGCCAGCACACCTACTTCGCGCTCATGCTCACGCTGCTCGCGTCCATGGTGGGTGTCTTCGCGGCGATCGACGTGTTCCTCTTCTACGTCTTCTTCGAGGCCATGCTCATCCCGGTGTTCTTCCTCATCGGGATGTTCGGCGGGGCCCGCCGCTGGAAGGCCGCCACGACCTTCCTGCTGTACTCCCTCGTCGGCGGTCTGGTCATGCTCGTCGCGGTCATCGGCATCTACCTCGCCGGCCCGCGCGGCACCGACGGCTTCCTCGTCGAGAACCTCACCGGGCTGGACCTGTCGATCGCGACCGGACGCTGGCTCTTCATGGGCTTCTTCATCGCGTTCGCGATCAAGGCCCCGATGTGGCCGGTGCACACCTGGCTGCCGCTGGCCGCCGAGCAGGCGCGCCCGACGACCTCGGTGCTGCTCATCGGCGTCCTCGACAAGGTCGGCACCTACGGCATGATCCGCTTCTGCCTGGCGCTCTTCCCCGAGGCCAGCCAGTGGGCGACCCCGGTCATCCTGGGCCTGGCGCTGGTGTCGATGATCGTCGGCGCGCTGCTGGCCATCGGCCAGACCGACATGCTGCGCCTGATCTCCTACACCTCGGTGAGCCACTTCGGCTTCATCGTCATGGGCATCTTCGCCTTCACCACCGTCGGCGGCGTCGGCGCGACCCTCTACATGGTCAACCACGGCTTCACCACGGCCGGGCTGTTCCTCGTCGCCGGCATGCTCATCGCGCGCCACGGCTCGCGTGACATCCGCGACTACGGCGGCTGGCAGCGGGTCACCCCGGTCATCGCCGGCGTCCTGCTCTTCTCGGCGATGTCCGGTCTGGCCCTGCCGGGCCTGAACTCCTTCGTCAGCGAGTTCATGGTCGTCATCGGCGTCTTCCAGCGCTACCAGCTCTTCGCGGTGGTCGCCGCCGTCGGTGTGGTCCTGGCCGCGCTCTACATGTTGCTCATGTACCAGCGCATCGCGACCGGGCCCCGTCCGGTCATGGCCGACGTGCCCGACATGACGGGCCGGGAGAAGCTGGCCGTCGCGCCGGTCCTGGCCGCCTTCCTGCTCCTGGGGTTCTTCCCCAAGCCGGTGCTCGACGTCCTGGAGCCCGCGGTGCAGCAGTCGCTGCAGCACGTGGGCGCCACGGATCCCGCCCCGGCCGTCGACACCGCTACCGCTGAGGGGAGTGGCCGCTGA